In Camelina sativa cultivar DH55 chromosome 17, Cs, whole genome shotgun sequence, the genomic stretch tcataggtaaaaaaaatgggggaACTAATTATGAtgttcttagaataaatatatagtgaaaataatgtaaactTTCATATGTTATAAACTTTTACTACAAGAatctgattttatttcataCATAAAGTAGTCACCAAAGATACAAGAGTACATGTAAATGAGAACATTTTTGATCTTCAGGCCTAGAGGACGTAGCAGAAGTAAACATTAATCTAAACCAGGGTCGAAGCTGTATGATTTGCCTTGAAGTAGATAATCATTAGAATGATTGCAAACCAAAATCATCAATGTTGAGTCACGGACGCTAGTCGATGAAGTCTTTTATTAAAGCCAACTTAGTTTGCATTATTAGCCTACAAGCCTTGaacagacagagagagaaatagCATAACAATGGGAGTCTGCAACCAGAATGCATCAGGATCTCTGGCTAACCTTGCCTCCTGTCAGCTTTGCCGACTCAAACAACATGTGATTGATTAGTCCCCGAGCAGCACTGCCAAATGTTATATCAGAGAATTTTTTTGCAATACATGCCTCAATGAACAAGTTGGACATCTGATACTGATCTAATCAGTAATCACAAGGTTCTCTACCAGTATATAACATTCACTAAAGATTGGggagaaaaaaaactcactcaTCTTTAAGCTTCTGAATCTTCTCAGGGTCTGTCTCATTCATGTGTTTCTTAAACTGTTGCCTCACCATACCAACCACTAGCTCAGTGTTGTGTTGCTGCATAACACAAACGAGTAAACAGAACAAAGTTCAGTTCCTATATCTCCTCCAATCCAGGATATCTAATCCTATAAGAAAAGCACAAATCTCTTTCTCGTGGAATCAAAACACAAGTGCTGATAAGATATCAGTCTCGACCTTGTGTCGCAATAAGAACCCTAGACCAGATGAACTACTGTTATTATTACCCTTTCTACCAAACGACCTAAGATCCAAACCAGTTGGAACCATTACAAAAGCCAGGACAGCACCAATCTCATCAGACATCGAAAACGAGAAACTAGTCGAGAATGATCCggaaaagtttctttctttaccTTGGAAGAGTCTGATGGGTTGCCTGTAAACAACTCTTCCTTCACTCCGACTCACTGAGTCAGTCAATTGAATCGATGGACCGCCGTCAACAAACTTCGAATCTCCAAACAGAGCAATATTCTCGTCAAAGCTCGGAGATTTCACAAACCCACCATTAAACAAAAACGAGGGATTTGCATCTGCAGCAGCCATTGTTTGGTAAATCTCGAAGcagcataaaacaaaaataagaattaaAGACATCTTCTTTGGAGGAACCTTGATTCGCTCTCAAACACACTCTCTCTCGTTTTATGACGGAATACGACGGAAGAGAGCAATCAGAATTTTTTTCGTTCTCTCGATATTTTTTCGACCAatcagaagagaggaagaataTTAGAACAGCCTTTGGATCAGTTCTGAACCAAGATCAAAAATATTGATCTAAGCCCactgttacatatttttattatttattgggcTTAGAACAGAGGGAAAGTTATCCCGTTAAGGATGGCCTTATAggcatattatttaaaaaataatagatgAATTAAAagagttatatatgttttaaagtaGTTTAATCAATATGCACAAAGAAACttcttaaaatatgtttttacttaACGGAGAGACTAATCTAATTAAGAGATTCGCCAATGTGTAGATTAGTCATTGTATTATCTTCTACACCACCATGCTAATTAATTACATGTTGTATCAATGATTCGATTCGAATGTATAAATTGTTATCGTTAATATACATTTGTAGATCTTTTACTTGTATGCTGATTGATTAATATTacctaaactaataaaaataaaataaaaattacatattaaaccaatatatattctctaatttatttaattactatgaaatatcccgtgcttaaagtacgggtcaacatttaaaaaaaaattataatagaataataaaagtTGTTGTTATATCTTTTCAAaagatattttgtttgagataatatttatttttaattgttctgtaaatctatatatgttttttgaatattaattattttagaatattatagtattttatttttgacgtatattacagttttatattgtttgtttgttgtatttgcatcattattttgtgaaatatgaagttgtagttttaatattataattgtgaacaaataaaatttattaatttatcagctatataaatttagttttaccaacctgccaatgtgaaaattaaaacatatatgttattttcatagatcgagtaatatatctttgtttttaaaaattcaaatcacaacatatgcacaCAAAAATctgtattttattaatcataattattatataaaaattccaaacaatttgtaaataaagtaaaataatgatgataggagaatcataatttgaaattttaacaaaatcttcgaaatctagttattaaaaataattatattgactacttggatataaaatcttactttttgaaattctgatttgtttatattgttttgaaaaaatattttgtaatttttgtctataatttattagagagagaaaatatatatttttaaaactaataattatttaacatCAATGGCAtgacaatgtaaaattaaagaaaaaaataaactctattttttaaaaaaaatatccgtatttttaaaaaatcttggcagttaatttttttttttttcatgtacaaattagttttgatttgaatagatttcttttacttttatagatttttttatatttgatctgtcagcatttctatttttctaattaattatatttatttaatcaattaattaattttaattaagtttttctaatggtaattgaatgtaattttttatacattttaacgttagtttcatatttgtacttcacAATTAATATAGTATGATGATatattcctaccaaaaaaaaattaattatgatatatgtCTTAATCTGTATATATCTCTTTTATATcattttaagtttgtttttttttaacacctaCATCACTCTAAACTTATGGTAGGAATCCACTTATTTCTTAGATGTTATTGTCTTTTCTTGATTGTTCAATGTATTTCCGGGAtctttggtttagaaaaaatttCTCGTCTAcgtaattatttatatagtataggTTTATTTATATGCAAGAATACTCTACTAAATGAGTGCAACTGTCATTAAGTAATGATTTTAATCGTTCATTATACTACGTACTACAAGTTCACATTCATTATAGTTTAATAATTCTTTGATGatataacaattaatttttGACAGTTGacataaaacaattaattttgaCGGTtgacaaaacaattaattttgaCGAAGGACAACCATGTGTCTTCCATACACAATTAACAAACACACATACTTGTTTTAGCTTAATAAAATGTGTTTATCACTAAACCCGCAGAAtgcaaatttaattatatttctctAGCTACGATTTAGTATAAATGAGttgaaatgtaaaaaataatatatatatatatatatataataaaagatctgtatagaaaaaaggaaagaacaaaaaaaaaaaaaacaggggtAACTGAGAATACAGTAATTTAACTATCGCGCAACAGGTTGCAGGTCTTTCATTGTCGTATGTATTCAAACATACACACTTCTATAGTTCTCATCTCATGTCTATTTATTTACAGAACATAGAATCTGTGATTGTGATTTCATTTTTGGGTAAAGGAAAATCTACGTAATACgtgtttaatatataattcgTGAATCTTGATGCTCTGGCCAAAACTTCGTCGGATTGTGACAACTCTTTTCATCTTAGTAAAggattcatgattttttattacTGTTATTGTCAGTATATATTGACTCTCTTATTTCTTCTCTATTATTGGTTcatgacatgttttttttaagaaattcgCAAGATCTTATCACTGGTTCTCGGTCacatactatatagtatagATATTACTTTTATAATACACACAAGCTTAACTTTATAACTAACACTTTCAAAAAAActgtttataaacaaaacatctttACATACGTATACATTTTTTACTGAAATAGGGGACCAAAATCTTTTGCCATagttatatttagttatttaatgAAACACTAACACATTTTCAACGTTTCAACTTTCAATCTAAAATTACTGTTTTGGTAGCAAAAGAGAGGAGGAcatacacaaaacacaacaaacaactACTCCCAACTGCGACTCTTGCTCTCAGCCTCTCACCAACTCTAAAAAACCTTCGGAATAGTTGAAATTTTAGTATAGTCAAAAACATTGTTCAATACTTTATTCTGGCTTGAATTCTTGAAGTTTCATTTCGCAGTTAATATAATTAGCTAGTAATGACGAGATTAGCCTTTTAACGAGTTTAAAAAGttacaatataataaaataaaaaggagtaGTTTACAACTAAGCATCCTGATAAAACCAGCTTTGTTCCATGTTGTAAAATAAAACTCCTTAAGTGGTAAAGGAACATTAGCATGTGGTTCGTTTAACCGTAAATCCCGCTGCCTGAAATTCTAGCGGGAGATATATCGTGTACTTTGTCCGGATCAATTCCTTATGAGATTCtcataatattaatttagtttagATAATAATAACTTAAAACAGATTTATTGTATAAAACTTAGAACAAGATCGTCGGTCACATCTTGTTCTGCTTCTCGGATTGGGCGTGAAGTATAGAATAGATCAATAGAAAGCCCAcattcttttcgtttttttaaaaaattatatatatgtttcctcTTTACGTTATATAATGTTGATTTACAATAGAGGTCATAATCGTATGTATATTTCAATGTctatctttaatttttcttgacctaaaataacaaaaaaaaaaacgatactGGATACTACTAAACCCctcaactttatataatgaTGGCACTCGTACACCAAACAAATGAATAAGAACCATTAATTCAACTGTtttgacacacaaaaaaaaagagaaccatTCAACATTTCAACTGGTTGATAATAAAAAGAACCACACAACTAATTTCATAAATCATTTTATTGGTCAATATTGTTTTCCTATACCATCTAGGCATCTATAAAAACCATATAAAGGCTTCAGAAAGGTTCTGAAATTTtcaacctttaaaaaaaaatatatatatatatatatatatatattcacccttttatccaaaaacattaTTACTAGTATTTGAGAGTCCCTTTCAAATTTGGGTGGTGtggtttctaaaattttagcaTTTTTGACaagcaacaaaaataataagattaagAGTTTTCTACTTTCGTAACTAttaatgccaaaaaaaaaggttaaaataatgacaaaattaagatgataaaaATTGGTTGGATAAATGACAAAGAGTAAGCTGCGGTTTATGTTAATAGCAGACAAATCTAATTCAATAATTAGGATAATAATGACATTCGTGCCGACCCGATAAAAGATCCTCCAAATATTTAACGCGTTTGGAAAGGAGTCTGAATAGGCTTTGTGTATACGCAatttacttattttgtttttccagtTCCTATCCAAAACAAGACAAATTTAATCCATTTTCTAATGCGATCgagaatataatcatttttttaaacatgtatttaattgttaaattaaagttttgatGTAATTGAGTTTCCCGAGAAAACCGGGGATGTTGGTACCTAAAATTCTGTGAAATGTTGAAAGTTTGCAGTTGGAGTGACTCGGGGACTTCAAGATTCGCTTCCCAAACATTACTTCtcagtttttacctttttttattaCTCACTCTTTCATCTGCCTCGTCACTCCCTACCATCTGACCTAATTACTTTTATCATTGTATAACTGTGACTATACATATATTCAAAATCTGTAATCAACATGCGAGTCTGAACTTTCTATTacgattttgtggtattttgaaTAGCACTAGGTGctacaaacaaattttagtaCTATATACAAcgaatttttatgttttgttaaaagaTTGAGGACTAGGTGACTAACAAATACAATTGTAAATAGGAGGAAGATAACAAGCCGGAGACTGATAACAAGCCAGAAGCTGACCAAAAGAATAATCACattcaaagtttcaaacacACTATTCATCAATAGGTTGTTCGGCCAAATTTCAAAGCGAAATCACAACCAAAGTTTTAAGCACATTATTCAACGTTTCAAACTTAAGTATGATGtcagaaaaataaacatttatatttttatttttcatccaCATGaacaacatttatatataagtatagtactttcatgtttttttttacattgtcATAGAGATGTTGTGATGTGATATAACTGAACTAGTCTATTCGGTGGTTTATACACAATGGAAAATAATTAATCAAGTAATGAAGTTAATTTTTCACAAATAGCTTAGCTGTCTCATTGAAAACATATGCGTAGGATCGATCTTACGTGCCtcttatatacaaaacaaagtaCGAGATTGGGTCAAGTAGTGAATGATTGAATTCTATTTATTCTATTCAAATAGCTAGGCTTTCAACACTATACACACCctcactctatatatatattttttataggaATGGTACCATCattttattagaaaacaaaacaaaggaaatgGTACATCTTTAACTATGCAAATAGATTTGTAGGGTTCAATTTCTATAGCTGAACAGCATCCAATACCTCTATATTACAGTTCAATTGCTTTTTgtgcatagaaaaaaaaaagagttcaatTATTTCTCATAATAAAGAGTGTGTATATGTGTGCTATAATTATAAGCGATATCAGTTACTAGGAAAAAATATCTAAGCTAGTCTTTTGTAGTTGATACTCTGCTGCACTATCCTTTAAATTGGTCAATTGGGCCAATGTTCATATGTACTCCAAATAatacaaatgaaagtttagcatGTTCGATTCCATGTATGATATGATCACATCTTCAGCAGATTTCAAGTccatatgttttaattttaggggcattctcaaaaatgcccctttttccatatctctttttaaaaatatccctttatgttgaccatttttaaaactacccctcattatatacaaaatgaccaaattaccctttttgagtgacagcaagaatgtacagtcatcaaaatcgaaaatattttcccgccaaaaaaatttcccgccaaaatcgaaaatttttcccaaaaaaattattttttcccgccaaaaatattgaaatttataccttttaaaaaccttgtaaatgcttttaaaaaacttttaaaagcgtttacaaggtttttaaaaggtttttaaacacattgtaaacgcttttaaaaacattgtaaatgcttttaaaaagcttgtaaatgctttaaaaggtttttaaacaccttgtaaacgcttttaaaaactttttaaaagcatttaaaaggtgtttaaaaaccttttaaaaattttataaaaacttttacaaggtttttaaaaacattgtaaaagggtttagaaggtgtttaaaaaccttttaaaaatccttttaaaaaccatttgaaaaccttttaaaaaccttttaaaaaccttttaaaaccttttaaaaaccttttaaaaatcttgtaaaagcgtttacaagttgtttaaaaaaccttttaaaactctttaaaaaatcttgtaaaagcctttacaaggtgtttataaggcttttataaggtagaaaccttataaaaccttttaaaaaccttgtaaattttttttggcgggaaaaattttggcgggaaaattttttttttcgaaattttttatcaaaagttttttgacaaaaaaatttttggcgggaaaatttttttgaaaaatttttggcgggaaaatatgtcggaaattttttggcgggaaaattttgtttttctttttattgaataaaataattttcatctaagggtaaaatggtcattaaaaattaaaagaggacataaataaaaatggccagaaaaaagggtatttttgaaaaggggtatatcaaaaggggcatttttaacaaattctcttaattttattattttgtcttttgtatttcttagaaaatattaaaaatgcatctcctattgtatttttatatttttaaacaaaatcaaattctttatgtgaattttgtatttgtatatatattttttttgttttaggtgAATTTAGtgtaagtttttaatattttcaatgtaCTTTTACTAGTTACAATATATAcgaatattttgaatttttctttgtgAATATAGATTTTGGATACAAAGTTCATCCGTATGAATTTCGATGGATTCAGTTCAAAATTACAATTTCTTTAAAATAGGTGCCCactcataaataaatatatatatataatatttttttgtcggCAAATATGATATATGtgtggattttaaaaaaaatatacaaaaactgAATTTAAAAATAGCATACATTCATGGTCATAATATGCTTTCAATTTCAGTTGACTTGAAAATTTCATTCGCCAGTTTAATCCACATGATTAGTAAGTTAGTGTAACTAAGGCCCGCATTAAATTATTGGGCTTATTTAGAGATAAATATTTCTTAACTATTAGGCCTTCTAATGTTTCTAAAGCGGCAAAGCCGTCAAATTGGCTTATGGTTTCCTTCCTCACTTCTTCCTTTATTCGACTGGAatcattttttcaaaagatGTTTATCTTTTGATCAAATTCTTTTTGGTGTGAAACATAAGCAACAAACggagcaaacaaaacaaacagaacaAGTTAACATTTTAGAACCACAAGTGAAACAAGCAATATAGAATGAGCAAAGCCAGATTTGAATGGTAACCATACAATACATATACAACAATTATCAAACTTTCAAGTCGATTTGCCTACCTATAAGTACACTCAACAAATTTCAATCAATTGAccaaatttttcataattttcttttaaatatattttagttacagaattaaaaacaaaaacatgtccTAAATACACCTAGTATAATgccaaacaaaataatgttataaacaatttttttctggGATAACTTAAATGTTTCCTGTTTATATGATCATTTGTATTTTCTATCTTGTAGGAGAAAAAGAACCACGTTTAACTAAATATGGTAAATGTAGATTCTGAAAATTGGACCAAATACATGGCCAATAACCTAACTGTTGGCAGTAAATTTTGTTCAACACAAAACAATCAGCTAATGAGATCAGAATATGTGGCCCTATATCAATGGTTTTTTTCGCGGaactattaaattttgaatcCAGTTCTAacctatcaaaaaaaatttgtaatagatAATTGATTTTATGACATGCTTACGTGTTTGTTTATGTAGAAAACGTCAGCATGTcataaaatcaatcaaaatgcTGACGGttggtcttttttttataagctGACGATTTTGCGGACCAATCATCCGTTCttaatcttttaaatttttaggtagatgattttttttatgctgACGATTTCGTTTATGTGCAgagtattaaatttttttgaattcgCTCATACTTTAAAGAATTTTAGATAGATGATTGGTTTCATTTTATATGCTGACGCTTTAGTTGATGCagaaactattaaattttgaatctaCTTTAACTCcattaaattttgaatctactttaactcttttaaatttttttagataaatcATTGGTTACTTTCTAGCGCTTTTGCTCATACGATTAATTGAACAAAAACGTCTCTTATGATGATCTCAAAATCGTCGTAAATAGTATATGATGTTCAGTCGTTTTAAGAAGAGCTTAAATACACATTCTGAAATTTTAGTATTGGAAGGTTTTCAAAAACATTATACCactattttgatgattttgatcgTTTTTTTATACCGAatgttttgttcctttttaaTGAGTTATTTTCTAGGATATATATAAGTGATACCATAAGATGGGATTTCCCCATAAGATGACATACCAAAAATTGTAGGCGAACAACCTAGCTCTTGAAAATAGGAAACTTCTTAATGGctaagttttataattaatacaTGCTGACAAAAAATGAGGATAATCCAAATATTTGCTGAAGAGTTGCATGGAGACAAACTCTACGAGATATACTTAGATTTAGTTCAAGCATCGAAACAAACAAGCATCATAGATAATTTCTcttaatactatatttttttcttcctaatattataaactatttattcaaataaaaatattataaactataaGTTGATATccgaacaaaacaaaactcggttctaaaagtattattttgtttttttaacaaatataatatatttggtttattccttTTATCAAATAACCTCatctgataatttttttttaataaacaatactaatagaaaacattattacaCCATATTTGAAAGCTTTCGAGATAAGTTTCAAGATGATAAGATTCATGAGGCTTACATATTATTTATGTCTTTTTCGGAAATTGTTAAAAAGCATTAAATTGTCGATCAGTAAGACAATTGTAGCGGTGTGTACAAAATCGCATATTATACGGACAAGCGAAACCTTAGGGTTTAAAAAGTctgtcattttttgtttgtaagcACTTATGTGATGAGTTAATTAGCAGCTCAGCAAATTAATTcgcttaattttaaaaaattgcatttGTTGACAATATATAACTGATAGTAGTACAATActgtattaatttctttttaggTCTTAATTATTTCTAAAGTTGAAAATCGTCCCAATGAAAGGGAAAGTTGAATCACCTCACATTATCCTTTATCCAAAACaagtatattatttatatcGGGCCGTCGTTTAAGTCATCGCATCATATGATATACACATCTCCACTAATTAATCCGCACCAAAGTGATCAGATATATAAATGATTATGATTATTTAAACTGATTCcacagaaaaataataaatcaataactAGCTAGCTAGTTGGAGAACGACGTGATCACAACATGGGATTATCATGATGATGCAAGTATATCACCAACTGCTTAATTCATAAATCACATTTACGACATTATCATTGTATAATTGCGTGACCTACTATGCTAAGACCACAtcaagctctctttttttttttttataatactaaTCTCTGTCGAAGTTGACTCGTAAGAGATAAGTTTGATCTCGTATTAGTTTTAGTCATTTTACGACAACATATATGTAAAGCTTTTGGATcaacaaatctttctttatcctaccaaaaacaaatctttctttaGTTTAGATACATAAAgtgccaatatatatatataaaaccctCAGTGATCTAACTGTAAGACTCTATCAAACTTGGGATTTAAAATTTGCAAGTGACGATGCCACTTCCTTCAAAAACCGGTTGATTTATCCGTTTTGTACCATTTTAAATCGAGTTACACATcataaaaaaaccctaaaataaagtACGAACCATCACAACAATCACTTTTGGATTATATTCATAACAGATTTTCTTGGtccataaaatataatttgttcaaTAGTAGTGCCTTTTGTAAGATCTGAAAAGTCAACCATCATGTTCATTAGGCAAAGCAAACCGCCCCTAAATTAATGTATCACACGTTCTTATAATATCATCTCCTATGATCTTAccatcacctttttttttgcttttgttttttttcgaaTGCGAAGTaaagacaaaaagaacaaaatgacgaggcttttgtttttataaagcTCTTTCATCGGCAAAGCTTTGGTTCTCATGAAACCGGGAAGTACATACAATTACTTACCTCCACACCGTCAGATTGTTAAACCATTTGTAACCATCGATGGTGGTCATGTCACGTTTAAGCTTCTACTCTTGTTTCATGCTACTACTACAGTTACAGCTCGGTGCGGCTCAAACCAACGAGTTTGATAATGACGACGACAGGGCAAAGTTCAGTCCAACCATGGCTATAGTCATGATCGTACTCGTTAGTGTTTTCTTCGCACTTGGATGTATCTCCGTCTACATGAGGAGGTGTCTCGAAAGAGCTCTAGGGATGGAGGATAGTGGTGAGCCAGGAAACTGGCTTAACGTGAGGCAGACGACGGCGCGTGGCCTCGACGCGTCCGTCATAGAAACGTTTCCGACGTTTCGTTACTCAACCGTGAAGACGCTGAGGATCGGCAAAGAAGCGTTGGAGTGTCCCGTTTGCCTCAACGAGTTCGAGGACGacgaaacgctgcgtttgaTACCTCAGTGTTGCCACGTGTTTCATCCTGGTTGCATTGATGCTTGGCTCCGTTCTCAAACCACGTGTCCTCTCTGCCGTTCCAATCTCGTTCCTGTACCGGGTGAGTCTGTTTCTTTCGAGATACCCGGTTTCGCAAGAGAAACCGGTCAGAGCTCTCCCAAAACGCCGGTTGATGATAGCCGAAGAAAGATTTTGGCTTCACCGGACGAGCGATTGATCGACTCGGTGGCTTGGACAGGTAACCAAAGCATGCCACGTAAGTCCATGTCTACAGGTTGGAAACTAGCTGGATTGTTTAGCCCGCCCATTTCTCCTGGTCAACCAGAGGAGAATCTAGACCGCTTCACGCTAAGGTTACCCCAAGAGATACACAATCACCTCGTGAACTCGAACCTAGGAAACCATGGGTCAAAAGACCAAGTGGCCTTACCTCAAGCAAGGAGTTCGGTTAGAGGGTTCAGAACCGGAAGCCTAGGGACTGAACGAAACTATTTCTACTTGGAACGGTTCGATCAAGACAGACGGTTCGACCGAAGACCGTTTTCGATAACTCCTCCGTACCATACCGGTTCGATCCGGTCCCCGGATGGGATTATGGACGGTGATCAGGAGCGTGCAGGTGCATCAAAAGGTTTGCTTCTAGCAATAAGGTCACCGTTGGATCGGTTATTTACTGGGAAGAACAATGTTGGTGAACGCTCCTACCTTCGATCCGGCGATGCAAGCCCTGCCTAGACGAATTGATACTATTGGGTTCATTCAGAAATATGAGAAGAATAAAACCTGTACAAAAgttcttttagtttcttctaGTGTTCGAGAAATTTCAATTGCTTCACCTAATAAAGAAACGTCTTTGTTTAGCCATCAAAATCAAGTTACCTAAGTCTAAcagtcaaaagtcaaaaccatgAATAGAAGAAAGCAAGGGCCAAACAAGTAACCAAGTCACTTTTAGTTGTTCAACTATGATGATTCATGATGTGAAAACTTCAAAGAAATTCATGAACCACCATGACGGAAATAGAGAACAGATCGGTAAAGAGCAGCAACATAGAGGAAACAAATCAGGGCTATCAGTAGATCATCTAGCAAACCGATAATCCCCAAGACTCCTGAAAAGAAATAGATACAAAGTATAGGTAAGTAATGTTAGTTGACAGAAGAAAAGAGTGTATtgcatgaatatatatatagtcaagggATAAAATGAGGAATCACCTTCAGGAATGATATCGATTGGGCTGATTATGTAAATCGCACTGAGTATCATCtatatcaaatcaaatgtgGTGAACTTGCGTTAGTCAAAGCATTCTTTAGCTCAGATTTATAAATGTTGTAGCAGAAAATCTACTCATAAGAGATAAACTTATCCAGGTTCCAAGAGTAATGAATGTGTTGAACTAACCGCAATATAAACACGAGCTCTGATGACGAATGGAAGCGTTCTTCCTGGATCCATCATTTCTCGCAACAACCTTCGGAGTAAGAAGGGAAGATCTTGCATCCTCtgcaatatatatacaagttttatGTGAGAAAAGGCTCCACAGTAAACTCCAGACTTACTT encodes the following:
- the LOC104756600 gene encoding E3 ubiquitin-protein ligase ATL15, encoding MVVMSRLSFYSCFMLLLQLQLGAAQTNEFDNDDDRAKFSPTMAIVMIVLVSVFFALGCISVYMRRCLERALGMEDSGEPGNWLNVRQTTARGLDASVIETFPTFRYSTVKTLRIGKEALECPVCLNEFEDDETLRLIPQCCHVFHPGCIDAWLRSQTTCPLCRSNLVPVPGESVSFEIPGFARETGQSSPKTPVDDSRRKILASPDERLIDSVAWTGNQSMPRKSMSTGWKLAGLFSPPISPGQPEENLDRFTLRLPQEIHNHLVNSNLGNHGSKDQVALPQARSSVRGFRTGSLGTERNYFYLERFDQDRRFDRRPFSITPPYHTGSIRSPDGIMDGDQERAGASKGLLLAIRSPLDRLFTGKNNVGERSYLRSGDASPA